A segment of the Ipomoea triloba cultivar NCNSP0323 chromosome 1, ASM357664v1 genome:
AATCTACCGATTTAGTAGATAGTTCCCTCTGCTGAGCCACTGAATTGTTGTGATTTACATCCCTCATATGCTCACATGTTCTGTAAGACTAGGGTTAGAGATTCAACTTTTTGGgagaataaagaataaaaaaaatactctgaAACATGTTTGTATGCAGGAGAGAGAAGAGGCAGCTAAGAAggcaaaagaaaaagagagaaaggaTGCAGCAATGCAGACATTGAAGACAACCATCATCGTCTCCGCGGTGGTCGTGGCGGTTGCCGGCACCATCTTTGCCATTACCAAGAAACTCAGAGAGAAATGAAACCCCTTCACAACACTCACAGATATGATTTCAGTGTGTCCAAACACACCCTCCCTCTGCTATCTTCAATTAccttccttttattttattttatactccaTAGAATATGATATAATGCCCTTTCATAGTGTTTCAATTAGAAAGAAAATACAATTCTAGTGACATTATTCATGTAGATTGCCACTTTGTTGGCATTaaccaagaaaaataaaaatattttcagatTTGAACCCCCATAGGTTTATCTGATCTGAGGACTATCAGAAATCCCATTCCCTTTTATCCCTTCATAACTCATAAAAGAAGAATGACACCTTTAAAAGAgagaatcataatatatttgaGCTATCTGACAGATTACAAGTTCTTGAATCCTTGTATGCATATTACTTACAAACTATGAGATTAAAAGGGATTGAATGTATTTAAAGAGCAGAAATGTCTCAAAGTTCTTATTGATCAACAGTCCCAAGAAATATCTTAGCAGATTTAAGTACATTACAACTTACAGTACAAGCTTACCGGCCTATAagaaaaattacctctacttgcTTGTTGAAATGACAACCTGACGGGGAAGCAAATTAGCATTATGGGTCATGAGCTCCTTTTTGCTCATCTATCTAGCAACCTTGAAGGCCAATTAACTCCTACTCAACCATCCTGAAAGACGCAGAATTGTTTAGTCCAATAGTGTCCTGGAATGTCGATGTAGAAAATGCAGATGAAGATAAAGTAGGCCTTTATAAGTTTCAACCATCATATACATTTATGTACCTGAAACAATAGATTTCAATAGTGCGGATTTGGATGTGAAGAAACATGGGAAATTTTAATCATGAGTTTTCAACAGGTTCGTGCTACTATTTCAAACATTCTTACAAAATCTATACAGAATACTGATATATCAGGATTTTTAGTACTTCTAGCTAcacaaatgtaaaattattaccTGTCCGATGAGCCCCCTAAACAAAGGCTGAAAGGTCTTCCGGTGGTTCTATC
Coding sequences within it:
- the LOC116013884 gene encoding uncharacterized protein LOC116013884, translated to MSDSGGTFPAADAEIELNPENNKEFQVDSVPSKLSSNAENKEREEAAKKAKEKERKDAAMQTLKTTIIVSAVVVAVAGTIFAITKKLREK